Proteins co-encoded in one Desulfitobacterium hafniense DCB-2 genomic window:
- the cas2 gene encoding CRISPR-associated endonuclease Cas2, whose product MLVLITYDVNTQTAAGRKRLRQVAKQCVNYGQRVQNSVFECVLDAAKFREVQHKLEQIIDTETDSLRFYMLGNNYKNKVEHIGAKPSFNVEDTLII is encoded by the coding sequence ATTTTAGTGCTGATCACGTATGATGTTAACACTCAAACCGCGGCAGGAAGAAAGCGGCTGCGTCAGGTTGCCAAGCAATGTGTGAACTATGGACAACGTGTCCAGAATTCAGTCTTTGAATGTGTGCTGGATGCGGCAAAATTCCGCGAGGTTCAGCATAAGCTGGAGCAGATTATTGATACGGAGACGGATAGTCTGAGGTTCTATATGCTGGGGAATAATTACAAGAACAAGGTTGAGCATATTGGGGCAAAACCTTCGTTTAATGTTGAGGATACGTTGATTATTTAG